Proteins from a genomic interval of Orbaceae bacterium lpD02:
- a CDS encoding GntR family transcriptional regulator: MLKYDEVAQKIEQQIYATKLAAGTRLENIEELIKQYHVSRTTIIKALDQLERRGIIYQQQGSGIFVRQRKKAGYISFIESHGFTNDQERIPSATKAIELSIIKPTKKIAQELQCDLNEDIYSVKRIRYVENTIHCLEQSYYRKALIPYLNLEIISGSIFNYIKHVFNINIGFSDKHFEVTTLDKESAILLELPQNSPTLYVEEIFYTSAGEPFDYSIKHYHYKNSKYFVQSQFT; this comes from the coding sequence ATGTTGAAATACGATGAAGTAGCACAAAAGATAGAACAACAGATTTATGCTACAAAACTAGCTGCCGGCACCCGATTAGAAAATATTGAAGAGCTAATTAAGCAATATCATGTTAGCCGAACAACCATCATTAAAGCACTCGACCAATTAGAGCGCCGCGGAATTATTTACCAACAGCAAGGTAGTGGTATCTTTGTTAGGCAAAGAAAAAAAGCCGGCTATATTAGTTTTATCGAAAGTCATGGTTTTACTAATGATCAAGAACGTATCCCTAGCGCAACTAAAGCGATTGAATTATCAATCATTAAACCAACTAAAAAAATTGCCCAAGAATTACAATGTGATTTAAATGAAGATATCTATTCAGTGAAACGCATTCGCTATGTTGAAAATACTATTCATTGCCTTGAGCAATCCTACTATCGTAAAGCGCTCATCCCTTATCTGAATTTAGAGATCATTTCAGGATCAATCTTCAACTATATAAAACATGTTTTTAATATTAATATTGGTTTTTCTGATAAGCATTTTGAGGTGACGACTCTTGATAAAGAGAGTGCAATCCTCCTCGAATTGCCACAAAACTCGCCTACACTTTATGTAGAAGAAATTTTTTATACATCGGCAGGCGAGCCATTTGATTATTCAATCAAACATTATCACTATAAGAATAGTAAATACTTCGTCCAGAGCCAGTTCACTTAA